AGACGACGGGGTCGGCGCGATTTGCCGCGGAATTCCTGGTTGCCGTGCGGTTGACCATCGATTACTTCACACTGATCTTCTGGCAAACGCTGTGTGAGGGCAGCGTTTACACTCTGGAGCAGTACATGAGCGATAGCACGCCACCCCCTTCCGACGATGAACGCCGGCTCGCCGAGCTCGGCTACAAACAGGAATTGGCGCGGTCCTGGTCCGGCTTCTCGAACTTCGCCATCAGCTTCACCATCGTCTCCATCCTGACCGGCGGATTGGCCAGTTACGGAATAGGTTTGGCCAACGGCGGGCCGATCACGATGGCCTGGGGCTGGCCGCTGGTCTCGATCATGGTGTTGTTCGTGGGTATGGCGATGGCGGAACTGGCCTCGGCCTATCCCACCTCCGGCGGCCTGTACTGGTGGGCGTCGCAGCTCGGCGGACCGGTGTGGGGCTGGTTCACCGGCTGGTTCAATCTGATCGGCCAGATCGCGGTGACCGCGGCGATCGACTACGGCGCGGCGATCTTCACGACGGTCGTGCTGAATGTGATCGGCCTCGATATCGGCACCGACCGCACCGCGATCTTCCTGGTCTTCGTCGTCATTCTGGTGCTGCACGCGATCCTCAACGCGATCGGTCCGCACCTGTCCGCGGTGATCAACAATATTTCCGCGTGGTGGCACGTCGGCGGCGTCGCGATATTCGTCCTGGTCCTCGCGTTCGGCGCGGAACAGCACCAGAGCGTCGGCTTCGTGTTCACCGAAACGGTGGACAACAGCGCGGTCGGGTTCGGTGGCGTGGCGTTCAGTTTCCTGCTCGGACTGCTGCACGCCCAATACACCTTCACCGGATACGACGCCTCCGCGCATATGTCCGAGGAAACCCACGACGCGTCCCGGATGGCGGCCAAGGGCATCATCAACACCATCGTGGTGTCGGCGATCGCGGGCTACCTGCTGATCATGGCGGTGACGTTCGCGATCCCGAATCTGGACGACGCCCTCGATCCGGCGAAGAACAGCGGCTACCCGGTGATCTACATCCTGGAGAATTCGCTGAACTCCTTCTGGTCCGGATTGCTGCTGATCATCGCGGCGATCGCGCAGCTGTTCTGCGGCTACGCCTCGGTCACCTCGGCCTCACGCATGCTGTTCGCGTTCGCCCGCGACGGCGCGGTGCCGGGTTCGGCGCTGTGGTCGAAACTTTCGGCGCGGAAGGTGCCGGTGAACGCGGTGCTCTTCATTTCCACGTTCGCTTTCGTGCTGCTGATTCCCTCCATGCTGGTGCCGGCCGAGAACGCGCCGACCGCCTACGCGGCCGCCACCTCGGTCGCGACCATCGGCCTGTACATCGCCTACGGCATTCCGATTCTGCTGCGTCAACTGAACGGCGCCGGATTCCGCACCGGCCCATGGCAATTGGGCCGCTGGTATCGGCCGGTCGGCATCGTCGCGCTGCTGTGGATCGTCGCGATCAGTGTGCTGTTCATCCTGCCGATGGACGATCGTGGTTATCCCTGGAACAGCGAGTTCACCTGGAATACGGTCAATTACGCGCCGATCGCCCTGGCCGGTGTGGTCGGCGCGATCGGGATCTGGTGGCTCGTTTCCGCGCGCACCTGGTTCACCGGCCCGAAACGCACCGTCGAGCAGGCCCCCGACGACGAGGCACCCGTCAACGCGTAATTTGTCGGTGCCGGTCGCTATGTTCGTCGGCATGGAAAGGATCGACCTGGAGTGCGGGGCTGCCAACGGTCGGATCGTGTTTCCGGGCAACCCGTGGCCCGCCGGGCATGCCATCGAGGAATTCGCGTGGACCGGGCGGCTCGATCGCGCCGGTAATCTGTGGTTCGACTTCCATCTCCGGTCGGCGGACTACGCGGCCGATGGGCTGCCCGAGCACGCGGCCGACGCGCCGGACTGGTCCTCGCCGGTGGTGTGGACGAACTATCACCGGTGCACCTTGTCGTCCACCTATTGGGGCGAGGACGACGGCACCGGCTTTCTCGCGGCGACGCCGGGCAAGCTTTTCCAGTTGCGGGCCGTGGCGCCGCAACGGCTCACCGCCGACCCGCTGCCGCTGCGCGAGCTCGACGAACTCGAATATCTGGCGTTCAACATCTACCTGCTCGGCCACGATTCGGTGGCCGACCAGGAGGTGCTGTTCACCCGTCGCGCGGACGGCGCGCACGATATCGAATGGTGTGGCCGGATCGCGCTGAGTTACGCGGGCGATCACGAATTCCGGCACCGATTCCGGGTGCGCACGACCGCCGCGCTCGAATACATCCGCTACCCCAGCACTCTCACCGCCGATCAGGCGTACCAGCGGCTGCGCGCCGTGCTGGACGCGCCCGAACTGTTCGAGACCGGGCTGGTCGAGGGCCAGCCCGCGTGGGTGCCGAAGCGGCGCTGACTACTGGGTGGTCGCGTGGCTGGGCAGCACGCAGGCGGTGTCCAGGCCGAGCACCCGGTTGAGCCGGCCGAAGGCCAGCCAGGATCCGATGCTCATGCTGAGCTCCACCGCCTCGGCCTGACTGTATTCGGCGAACATCCGCGTCCAGAATTCGTCGTCGATGCTGTGGTGATCCAGGGCGTAGCGTTCCGCGTATTCGGCGGCGAGCCTGGTGCGTTCGTCGAACGCCTCGGTGGTGCGCCACTCGGTGACGGCGTCGGCGAATTCGGGTTCCACCTTTTTGCCGTCCCGCTCGGTGCGCCAGTCCTGGCAGAACAGGCAGCCGTTGATCTGAGCGATCCGCAGGCGCGCGGCCTCGAATTCGCGCAACCCGAGGGTGCTGTGCGAATACACCGCCAGCGAGAACTGCGACGCGGCGACACCGATACCGGGCACCATTTCGCCCCAGACGTAACCGATCGGGTCCTTGCCCTCGGGGATATCGACGATCATGGGTTCTTCCTTCCGAGTTTGCCGACCGCGGGACGCAGCGGGATATCGAGTGCGTCATAGAGTCCTGGGCCCGCTTCGACGAGCCAATCGATCGCGCTCACCAAACGCCCTACCGCCGTGGCGTTTCCGCCCGCCGAGCGGTTGCCGTCCTCGTCGCTCGCCTCGACGGTGACCTCGATGCGCGGCTGCCCCTCGATGATCACCCGGTGCGCACCGTCGCCGTCGGCCGGTGCGGGCCAGTCCGGCGCGCAGGACGGATGGATGCGGGTGACGTGCTCGACCACGATGCGGGGCGCGCCGTCGACGATGCCCTGCACCTCGAACCGCACCGCGCCCTGCGTGCCCGCCGCGAATTCGCCCATCGACCGGGTGGTGATCGTGGCGTCCAGCGCCCGGCGATCCAGGGTCTCGCGGATCTCGTCCAACTCGACGCCCAGCGCCCGGGCCATCAAACGAATCTGCCCGCCCCACACCATGGTCGGCACGCTCGGCGCGAGCATCGGCGGCTGATAGTCCATCGGCTGGCCCATGCCGACCAGGTAGCGGACCGAATCGGGCTGGTCGTAGGTGGAGTAGTCGAAGATCTCCTGGCACCGGATCACCTCGACGGTGCTGCCGAGCCCGCTGATCAGCAGCGGCAGCACATCGTTGCCCCAGCCCGGATCGACGCCGGACACGAACAGCGCACCGCCGCCTTCCGCGATCGCCGCCAGCACCGGCTCGCGGATCTCGGCCGGTGCGTTGCGCGGGTCGTAGAGCGCGTACAACGCGGGGCTGACGACGACCGCGCCCGCGCGCAGGGCGCGGACGATATCGGCGAGCGCCGCGTCGGGCCGGATATCACCGGAGGCCGCGTACACGACCGCACGCGGACGCGCGGCCAGCACCGCGTCCACATCGTCGGTCGCGGAGACACCGACCGAGTAGTCGAGCCCGCTCAACTCCCCCGCGTCGCGCCCGACTTTGTCCGGATTGTGGACGAGCACACTAGTGAGTTCCAGCGCCGGATGTGCCTCGACGGCCCGAATGGCCGCCCGGCCGACATTGCCGGTGCCCCACACCGCCGTGGAGATCATGCGGCGAGCGTAGCAAGCGCTTGGTCGGTTCACGTCGATATCGCGAACCTGGTAGGCTGGCGTCATCTTCGGAGCAAGCGTGTTGTTTCCGCGCTCCCAATCCTCTTTTGAAGCAAAGCAGAGTTATCTGTAACCGTCGGTTACAGATAACTCTCCTTACTCTTCGGGCTGCGGCGGACAGTCGGTGCCGAGCGGCCCACCCCGCAACGCCGCCTCGATCAACTGCTGCATCGCCAGATCGATCGGTTCGTCCGCGTGCGAGACCGCGCGACCCGGACAGAAACCCTGCACACTGGCGTTGACCGCACCCGGCAACGGCTCGCGTTCCTCCCCCGCATCGGTGCTGAACAGGTGATAGGCGGGCAGGCCGGGCGGCAACGCCGGTTCGGTGTTGAGCCGGGTGAGGAAATCCGAGCCGGGCACCAGATCGCGGCATCCCGCGGCCCACGCACAGGCGACACCGAGATACGTGCCGTACTCCGACGTGCCGTAATCGACATAAGTCCCGACATGCGCCCGCCCGTCGAGAAACTTGACGAAATGACGTTGCGCGAGCCCGCCCATCGAGTGCCCGACCAGATCGACCCGGGGGGCGCCGGTCTCCCGCCGGATCGCGGCGACCCGGTCCGCGACCGCCTGCGCCGAATCCGCGATCGCGGCGGTCCCCGTCGGATCACCCAGCAGCAGCATCGAGTACGCGACATAGCCGCGCGACCCGAGCCAGGCCCGCAACGTCTCGATCTTGCCCGCGTCGGCGGCGAAACCCCCGAGCACGAGCACCGGACGCGCGGGCGGCGGCGCGGCGGCGGCCGGAACCACACCGAACCCCATTGCCACGCAACACAACACCACGGCCCACCGGATCACCCGGACCAGCATGCGCACTCCATTCGGTCGGAAAAGCCCAGGACATTCGTCTGCACCCTACGTCGAGGTTCCAGTCGCACACCCGCCCCGAGTTCCAATGGCGCGATACTGCCTTTTCGACTCGGACACCCCCGCGAAACTCTGGGAATGCCGCCCCAGGCCCAGGTAGCGTAGGCCTTGCCGCCAAATAATTCCGCCAACGCGAGAGGGCCGGCCATGGGGTCCGAACCAACTGCACTCGGCTATCTGCGCCGCGACGTGTCGGGTGCGCAACGGGCATGGGATACAACCCAGATCCGTAACCTGGCCAAACGTCTCGGCTACCACCTGCTCACCACCGTGGAATACGACGCCGCCACCGAAGACCCGG
This genomic stretch from Nocardia brasiliensis ATCC 700358 harbors:
- a CDS encoding esterase/lipase family protein, translating into MLVRVIRWAVVLCCVAMGFGVVPAAAAPPPARPVLVLGGFAADAGKIETLRAWLGSRGYVAYSMLLLGDPTGTAAIADSAQAVADRVAAIRRETGAPRVDLVGHSMGGLAQRHFVKFLDGRAHVGTYVDYGTSEYGTYLGVACAWAAGCRDLVPGSDFLTRLNTEPALPPGLPAYHLFSTDAGEEREPLPGAVNASVQGFCPGRAVSHADEPIDLAMQQLIEAALRGGPLGTDCPPQPEE
- a CDS encoding dihydrodipicolinate reductase; the encoded protein is MISTAVWGTGNVGRAAIRAVEAHPALELTSVLVHNPDKVGRDAGELSGLDYSVGVSATDDVDAVLAARPRAVVYAASGDIRPDAALADIVRALRAGAVVVSPALYALYDPRNAPAEIREPVLAAIAEGGGALFVSGVDPGWGNDVLPLLISGLGSTVEVIRCQEIFDYSTYDQPDSVRYLVGMGQPMDYQPPMLAPSVPTMVWGGQIRLMARALGVELDEIRETLDRRALDATITTRSMGEFAAGTQGAVRFEVQGIVDGAPRIVVEHVTRIHPSCAPDWPAPADGDGAHRVIIEGQPRIEVTVEASDEDGNRSAGGNATAVGRLVSAIDWLVEAGPGLYDALDIPLRPAVGKLGRKNP
- a CDS encoding carboxymuconolactone decarboxylase family protein, which produces MIVDIPEGKDPIGYVWGEMVPGIGVAASQFSLAVYSHSTLGLREFEAARLRIAQINGCLFCQDWRTERDGKKVEPEFADAVTEWRTTEAFDERTRLAAEYAERYALDHHSIDDEFWTRMFAEYSQAEAVELSMSIGSWLAFGRLNRVLGLDTACVLPSHATTQ
- a CDS encoding amino acid permease, encoding MSDSTPPPSDDERRLAELGYKQELARSWSGFSNFAISFTIVSILTGGLASYGIGLANGGPITMAWGWPLVSIMVLFVGMAMAELASAYPTSGGLYWWASQLGGPVWGWFTGWFNLIGQIAVTAAIDYGAAIFTTVVLNVIGLDIGTDRTAIFLVFVVILVLHAILNAIGPHLSAVINNISAWWHVGGVAIFVLVLAFGAEQHQSVGFVFTETVDNSAVGFGGVAFSFLLGLLHAQYTFTGYDASAHMSEETHDASRMAAKGIINTIVVSAIAGYLLIMAVTFAIPNLDDALDPAKNSGYPVIYILENSLNSFWSGLLLIIAAIAQLFCGYASVTSASRMLFAFARDGAVPGSALWSKLSARKVPVNAVLFISTFAFVLLIPSMLVPAENAPTAYAAATSVATIGLYIAYGIPILLRQLNGAGFRTGPWQLGRWYRPVGIVALLWIVAISVLFILPMDDRGYPWNSEFTWNTVNYAPIALAGVVGAIGIWWLVSARTWFTGPKRTVEQAPDDEAPVNA